One Brassica napus cultivar Da-Ae chromosome C2, Da-Ae, whole genome shotgun sequence DNA window includes the following coding sequences:
- the BNAA02G04710D gene encoding uncharacterized protein BNAA02G04710D encodes MSGGTPRGGGGYIRQRHSQGYASGGDDLEDDACSRHQPFSLESPRCKTWVEVLENVLWIASAVFIVYFGDMHSNMIYILLHDARIKRMPLFLGMLGIGVNVVIIIYESLLSWSMRRFDEKWELWSISALPFITLLGIISFCLLSFALWPIWGFLTLPLLFTLFMACLVVFPHLTIIKLRPQNEELRID; translated from the exons ATGTCTGGTGGAACTCCGCGTGGTGGTGGCGGCTACATTAGGCAAAGGCACAGCCAAGGATATGCTTCTGGTGGGGATGATCTTGAGGACGATGCTTGCTCTAGGCACCAGCCTTTCTCCCTCGAGAGTCCTAGGTGTAAGACTTGGGTCGAGGTTCTGGAGAATGTGCTTTGGATTGCCTCTGCTGTGTTCATCGTTTATTTTGGAGACATGCACTCCAATATGATCTACATCTTGTTACACGATGCTCGGATCAAAAG GATGCCTTTGTTTTTGGGGATGTTGGGAATTGGTGTGAACGTTGTGATCATAATCTACGAAAGTTTGTTGTCGTGGAGCATGAGGAGGTTCGATGAGAAATGGGAGCTGTGGAGTATCTCTGCTCTGCCTTTCATCACCCTCCTTGGCATCATTTCGTTCTGCCT GCTCTCCTTTGCTCTGTGGCCTATATGGGGATTCTTGACTCTCCCTCTTCTG TTCACATTGTTCATGGCATGCCTAGTTGTGTTCCCACATCTGACAATCATCAAACTCAGGCCTCAAAACGAAGAACTTCGCATAGATTGA
- the BNAA02G04720D gene encoding uncharacterized protein BNAA02G04720D, whose protein sequence is MGHVIRQLLINPPSSSSLLRCRTTLDSNYVFSLRTSVTKCKGRFSCLFSGGNQREEQARKALESALGGKKNEFDKWDKEIKKREESGDDGNGGKGGGGGWFGGGGGWFSGDHFWNEAQQITITLLAILFVYMIVAKGEVMAAFVLNPLLYALRGTREGLTSLSSKLMGRQASKVNGASSEEIWKDSQVSAKESVVRKWGSD, encoded by the exons ATGGGACACGTAATTCGACAGCTGCTGATAAACCCTCCTTCTTCCTCGTCCCTTCTCCGGTGCCGGACTACTCTCGACTCAAACTATGTCTTCTCTCTGAGAACCTCAGTTACCAAATGCAAGGGCAGATTCTCTTGTCTTTTCTCCGGCGGCAACCAGAGGGAG GAGCAAGCTCGTAAAGCACTGGAAAGCGCTCTTGGTGGGAAGAAAAATGAGTTCGACAAGTGGGACAAAGAGATTAAGAAGAGAGAAGAATCCGGTGATGACGGAAATGGTGGcaagggaggaggaggaggctggtttgGAGGCGGCGGCGGCTGGTTCAGTGGTGATCATTTCTGGAATGAAGCACAACAGATCACCATTACTCTCTTAGCAATACTTTTCGTG TATATGATAGTTGCGAAAGGTGAAGTAATGGCTGCATTTGTGTTAAACCCGTTGCTGTACGCGCTGCGAGGAACACGAGAAGGTTTGACTTCTTTAAGCTCCAAGCTCATGGGAAGACAAGCTTCTAAAGTGAATGGTGCTAGCTCAGAGGAGATATGGAAGGACAGCCAGGTCTCTGCTAAAGAAAGCGTTGTCCGAAAATGGGGAAGTGACTGA
- the LOC106379199 gene encoding SPX domain-containing protein 1, giving the protein MKFGKSLSNQIEQTLPEWRDKFLSYKDLKKRLKLITSTTQDRPTKRLRVDAECSLGMSKEEISFIQLLENELEKFNNFFVEKEEEYIIRLKELRDRIVKAKDSKEKMMRMRKEIVDFHGEMVLLENYSALNYTGLVKILKKYDKRTGDLMRLPYIQKVLQQPFYTTDLLYKLIKESEAILDRFFPATQESEDPTDATESENIQAELSEHKFMESLHMKSTIAALRVLQEIRSKSSTVSVFSLPPLQLNGLDETWKKIPLLEQEAK; this is encoded by the exons aTGAAGTTCGGTAAGAGTCTGAGCAACCAGATCGAGCAGACGCTGCCTGAATGGCGTGACAAGTTCTTGTCTTACAAAGACCTCAAGAAACGACTCAAGCTCATCACCTCCACAACTCAAGATCGTCCCACTAAACGTCTCCGAGTTGACGCCGAGTGTTCCCTAGGAATGTCCAAAGAAGAGATCAGTTTTATTCAGTTGCTGGAGAACGAGTTGGAGAAGTTCAACAATTTCTTCGTTGAAAAAGAGGAAGAGTACATCATCAGATTGAAG GAGTTGAGAGATAGGATTGTAAAAGCTAAGGACTCAAAGGAGAAGATGATGAGAATGAGGAAGGAGATTGTTGATTTCCATGGAGAGATGGTTCTCCTTGAGAACTACAGTGCCTTAAACTACACTG GATTGGTTAAGATACTGAAGAAGTATGACAAACGAACCGGTGATCTCATGCGCTTACCTTACATACAAAAAGTTCTTCAGCAACCCTTTTACACGACTGACTTGTTGTACAAGCTAATAAAGGAATCCGAGGCAATTCTTGATCGGTTTTTCCCAGCTACACAAGAATCTGAGGATCCTACTGATGCGACAGAGTCTGAGAATATCCAAGCAGAGCTCTCAGAGCACAAGTTCATGGAGAGCCTCCACATGAAAAGTACAATAGCTGCTTTGCGTGTATTGCAAGAAATCAGGAGCAAAAGCTCCACAGTCAGTGTCTTCTCGCTGCCGCCACTCCAGTTAAACGGGTTAGATGAGACATGGAAGAAGATTCCGTTGTTGGAGCAAGAAGCCAAATAg
- the LOC106379198 gene encoding uncharacterized protein LOC106379198 isoform X2: MPWLHSKTLSFSILVSLPLPSRLEIISEGTMKVKSSVKKRCESCQTVKRRGIIYIICSSNPKHKQRQGYCSISHEGTIPTPLFDEAFSNQEVVKLPSLRVSASLAPLLHKRPEPTTIFGWGAGFASILFKQGTHCRLF, translated from the exons ATGCCTTGGCTCCACTCTAAAACCCTTTCATTTTCAATTTTGGTATCGCTTCCTCTTCCTAGTCGCCTTGAAATTATCAG TGAGGGAACGATGAAGGTGAAATCATCTGTGAAGAAGAGGTGTGAGTCTTGTCAGACAGTGAAACGCCGTGGAATTATCTATATCATATGTTCATCCAATCCTAAGCACAAGCAAAGGCAGGGGTACTGCTCCATCTCTCATGAAGGAACAATACCAACTCCCTT GTTTGATGAGGCGTTTTCTAATCAGGAAGTGGTGAAGCTGCCTAGTCTGAGAGTATCTGCCAGTCTGGCGCCTCTTTTACACAAGAGGCCTGAGCCAACAACGATTTTCGGGTGGGGGGCAGGTTTTGCATCCATACTCTTCAAACAAGGGACTCA TTGTAGGCTCTTCTAG
- the LOC106379198 gene encoding uncharacterized protein LOC106379198 isoform X1: protein MPWLHSKTLSFSILVSLPLPSRLEIISEGTMKVKSSVKKRCESCQTVKRRGIIYIICSSNPKHKQRQGYCSISHEGTIPTPLFDEAFSNQEVVKLPSLRVSASLAPLLHKRPEPTTIFGWGAGFASILFKQGTQFLVKAKHHLI, encoded by the exons ATGCCTTGGCTCCACTCTAAAACCCTTTCATTTTCAATTTTGGTATCGCTTCCTCTTCCTAGTCGCCTTGAAATTATCAG TGAGGGAACGATGAAGGTGAAATCATCTGTGAAGAAGAGGTGTGAGTCTTGTCAGACAGTGAAACGCCGTGGAATTATCTATATCATATGTTCATCCAATCCTAAGCACAAGCAAAGGCAGGGGTACTGCTCCATCTCTCATGAAGGAACAATACCAACTCCCTT GTTTGATGAGGCGTTTTCTAATCAGGAAGTGGTGAAGCTGCCTAGTCTGAGAGTATCTGCCAGTCTGGCGCCTCTTTTACACAAGAGGCCTGAGCCAACAACGATTTTCGGGTGGGGGGCAGGTTTTGCATCCATACTCTTCAAACAAGGGACTCA GTTTCTGGTGAAGGCGAAACATCATCTTATATAA
- the BNAA02G04750D gene encoding uncharacterized protein BNAA02G04750D — protein MLLRSASTPLLNSLVHVSTPKESPNEAVDQRPRSLVLSSPSSCCYSPMSIHSSDETTRRVKRTASESDLRHLTTTKPPSSKFLNSAALMEDVEEGIGFGIIRTSSYDGGLAFWTLEEETEVSSGGGGGGGIVHGGGKGGSDGDDSTDVHYRKMIEANPGNGMFLGNYAKFLKEVRKDYLRAEEYCGRAILVNPNDGNVLAMYAELVWMIHKDSSRAESYFNQAVAAAPDDCYVQASYARFLWDADEEEEGGEGEKEERHEEELVTQASRMSFFTGLSPITAMS, from the exons atgcttcTACGAAGCGCGTCGACTCCACTTCTCAACTCGTTAGTTCATGTCTCGACCCCAAAGGAATCTCCAAACGAGGCCGTTGATCAACGGCCCAGATCCCTCGTACTCTCTTCACCTTCCTCTTGCTGTTACAGCCCGATGTCTATACACTCCAGCGACGAAACCACGAGGAGGGTGAAAAGAACGGCGTCAGAGAGCGATCTACGCCACCTGACGACGACGAAGCCTCCGTCGAGCAAGTTCTTGAACAGTGCTGCTCTGATGGAGGACGTGGAAGAAGGAATCGGCTTCGGGATTATCCGCACGTCTTCTTACGACGGTGGTTTAGCGTTTTGGACATTAGAGGAAGAAACTGAGGTTAGTAGCGGCGGTGGCGGCGGCGGCGGGATTGTTCACGGCGGAGGAAAGGGCGGATCCGATGGTGACGATAGCACAGACGTTCATTATCGTAAGATGATCGAAGCAAACCCTGGAAACGGGATGTTTCTTGGCAATTACGCAAAGTTCTTGAAAGAG GTTCGAAAAGATTACTTGAGAGCAGAGGAGTATTGCGGGAGGGCTATTCTGGTGAACCCAAACGACGGGAATGTTCTGGCTATGTACGCGGAGTTGGTGTGGATGATTCATAAGGATTCATCTCGTGCTGAGTCTTACTTTAATCAAGCCGTAGCAGCTGCTCCTGATGATTG TTATGTACAAGCTTCATATGCACGGTTTCTTTGGGATgctgacgaggaagaagaaggtggaGAGGGGGAGAAGGAAGAGAGGCACGAAGAGGAACTTGTGACTCAAGCTTCTCGAATGAGTTTCTTCACCGGTCTTTCTCCAATTACGGCCATGTCTTAA
- the LOC106380709 gene encoding nuclear pore complex protein NUP1 isoform X2, with protein sequence MATEGDATFPAATATSDAARGTGGKLRRQTARRHSATTPYSRPPQNQAQRRPWISRIVDPAYRIISGGATRILPYFFSNAASAPSALTAPPEDEDRHQDELQDDPQENDPSSVTPSLSKPKLATIEEGGTSGTANVNESNFSISAQAKGNIALNDVVAISELERLMEGKTFSRAETDRLIEILNSRATDLSDVVRDERVEIPLREGVKKNMSFLDKRKEPIGAKDASSELWATPTPLAKSITLDGVKQVRDEAGLSPAELAKAYMGGQSPSSSSKGFVARNEKNSLDGGMFVANYSGASPSSKPSACWPGVKLNEQLGFATPQNQRENFGIQSFPRTPYPRSILSSSKSKLMQLQDNSSKRLSTLQSPSQSAQTRYGQLKLSKGSDSGVFGPSRRARQSATMSPYSRPSRGRFENSANMKSYEAGESSISMPQTTTYGKHIGLEVGTPTVPRHSSQIARTILDHLERTQPTPKDKSAELKLATSWRYPQSSKTVEPSNSNINNVTKDGSVKLNEDIRNVISNIPPSSVAKLPEVTTRDAQNAITKTASASNGIFSGSSSGTTLQYELGKPKGSLSGSTHEKDSTIAVSSSLGGEPANLPKPPSHSLGNNNNNNNKRLLSSISVAKPNQRWAFPSGSNASFTFPVSSSDGATSSEPPTPSIMPFTTSTAASGDGVAITSHHDEATKDDEVPQFSFGGNRRGDKSPLVFNFPSVSEEVMNEDDEKLGIKYTFGSKKPERISFSSAGSDGVCC encoded by the exons atggCCACTGAAGGAGACGCGACGTTTCCTGCTGCGACTGCGACGAGCGATGCGGCGAGAGGTACAGGCGGCAAATTAAGGCGACAAACCGCGAGGAGGCACTCAGCGACGACGCCGTATTCTCGACCGCCTCAGAACCAGGCACAACGGAGGCCGTGGATCTCGAGAATCGTCGATCCCGCTTATCGGATTATTTCCGGCGGCGCCACGAGAATACTTCCCTACTTCTTCTCTAATGCAGCCTCCGCTCCTAGTGCTCTCACAGCTCCACCAGAAGATGAAGATCGACACCAAG ATGAGTTGCAAGATGATCCACAGGAGAATGATCCCAGCAGTGTAACACCAAGTTTAAGT aAACCGAAGCTAGCAACAATTGAAGAGGGAGGTACTAGTGGTACAGCAAACGTCAACGAAAGCAATTTCAGTATCAGTGCACAGGCTAAAGGCAACATAGCTTTGAATGATGTCGTTGCGATCTCGGAGCTTGAAAGGCTGATGGAAGGAAAAACGTTTTCACG GGCGGAAACTGATCGTCTTATAGAGATATTAAATTCAAGGGCTACTGATCTATCTGATGTCGTGAGAGACGAGCGAGTGGAGATCCCTCTGAGAGAGGGAGTCAAGaaaaatatgagttttcttGATAAGAGAAAAGAACCAATTGGTGCCAAGGATGCTAGCAGTGAGCTTTGGGCTACGCCAACACCACTTGCCAAGTCAATA ACTCTTGACGGAGTCAAACAGGTGCGGGATGAAGCTGGTCTATCACCAGCAGAACTTGCTAAGGCATATATGGGAGGCCAGTCACCATCAAGTAGTTCCAAAGGTTTTGTAGCAAGAAATGAAAAGAATAGTCTAGACGGGGGTATGTTTGTAGCAAATTATTCTGGTGCATCACCATCGAGCAAGCCTTCCGCATGTTGGCCTGGTGTCAAGTTAAATGAGCAACTTGGTTTTGCGACTCCTCAAAACCAACGAGAAAATTTTGGGATTCAAAGTTTTCCAAGGACCCCATATCCTAGATCCATCCTCTCAAGTTCTAAGTCAAAG CTGATGCAATTGCAAGACAACAGTAGCAAGCGCCTGAGCACCCTCCAGTCTCCCTCCCAAAGTGCGCAGACAAGATATGGCCAG CTCAAACTTAGCAAGGGAAGTGATAGTGGAGTTTTTGGACCCAGTAGAAGAGCTCGCCAGAGCGCCACCATGTCTCCTTATTCACGACCTTCCAGGGGACGTTTTGAAAATTCTGCTAACATGAAGAGCTATGAAGCAGGGGAATCAAGTATATCTATGCCGCAGACAACAACCTATGGGAAGCATATAGGATTAGAAGTTGGTACACCGACTGTGCCTAGACATTCTAGTCAGATCGCTAGGACGATACTGGATCACCTTGAACGGACGCAACCCACCCCGAAAGATAAATCTGCTGAGTTAAAGCTTGCCACTTCTTGGAGATATCCACAATCTTCAAAAACTGTTGAACCAAGCAACTCCAACATCAACAATGTGACAAAAGATGGCTCAGTCAAGTTGAATGAAGATATCCGGAACGTTATCTCTAACATTCCGCCATCTTCTGTGGCTAAACTACCTGAAGTTACCACCCGTGACGCTCAAAATGCAATAACCAAGACCGCTTCGGCATCAAATGGAATATTCAGTGGAAGTAGCAGTGGTACCACACTCCAATATGAGTTAGGGAAGCCTAAGGGCTCTCTCTCCGGAAGCACACATGAAAAG GACAGTACAATAGCTGTTTCCAGTTCATTAGGAGGCGAGCCGGCGAATCTGCCGAAACCGCCATCTCATTCACTgggaaataataataataataataataaacggCTACTCTCATCGATCTCAGTAGCCAAGCCTAACCAAAGATGGGCATTTCCTTCGGGCTCAAACGCTAGCTTCACATTCCCAGTCTCTTCATCCGATGGAGCAACATCATCAGAGCCCCCAACTCCATCCATCATGCCATTCACAACAAGCACAGCAGCAAGTGGTGATGGTGTTGCCATTACAAGTCATCATGATGAAGCAACAAAAGATGATGAAGTTCCTCAGTTTAGTTTCGGTGGTAACAGAAGAGGAGATAAGTCGCCTCTGGTGTTCAATTTTCCATCAGTGAGCGAAGAAGTGATGAATGAGGATGATGAGAAGTTAGGTATCAAATATACATTTGGGTCTAAAAAGCCGGAGAGAATATCATTCAGCTCTGCAGGAAGCGATGGTGTTTGCTGTTAA
- the LOC106380709 gene encoding nuclear pore complex protein NUP1 isoform X1, which produces MATEGDATFPAATATSDAARGTGGKLRRQTARRHSATTPYSRPPQNQAQRRPWISRIVDPAYRIISGGATRILPYFFSNAASAPSALTAPPEDEDRHQDELQDDPQENDPSSVTPSLSKPKLATIEEGGTSGTANVNESNFSISAQAKGNIALNDVVAISELERLMEGKTFSRAETDRLIEILNSRATDLSDVVRDERVEIPLREGVKKNMSFLDKRKEPIGAKDASSELWATPTPLAKSITLDGVKQVRDEAGLSPAELAKAYMGGQSPSSSSKGFVARNEKNSLDGGMFVANYSGASPSSKPSACWPGVKLNEQLGFATPQNQRENFGIQSFPRTPYPRSILSSSKSKLMQLQDNSSKRLSTLQSPSQSAQTRYGQLKLSKGSDSGVFGPSRRARQSATMSPYSRPSRGRFENSANMKSYEAGESSISMPQTTTYGKHIGLEVGTPTVPRHSSQIARTILDHLERTQPTPKDKSAELKLATSWRYPQSSKTVEPSNSNINNVTKDGSVKLNEDIRNVISNIPPSSVAKLPEVTTRDAQNAITKTASASNGIFSGSSSGTTLQYELGKPKGSLSGSTHEKLLTSSQDSTIAVSSSLGGEPANLPKPPSHSLGNNNNNNNKRLLSSISVAKPNQRWAFPSGSNASFTFPVSSSDGATSSEPPTPSIMPFTTSTAASGDGVAITSHHDEATKDDEVPQFSFGGNRRGDKSPLVFNFPSVSEEVMNEDDEKLGIKYTFGSKKPERISFSSAGSDGVCC; this is translated from the exons atggCCACTGAAGGAGACGCGACGTTTCCTGCTGCGACTGCGACGAGCGATGCGGCGAGAGGTACAGGCGGCAAATTAAGGCGACAAACCGCGAGGAGGCACTCAGCGACGACGCCGTATTCTCGACCGCCTCAGAACCAGGCACAACGGAGGCCGTGGATCTCGAGAATCGTCGATCCCGCTTATCGGATTATTTCCGGCGGCGCCACGAGAATACTTCCCTACTTCTTCTCTAATGCAGCCTCCGCTCCTAGTGCTCTCACAGCTCCACCAGAAGATGAAGATCGACACCAAG ATGAGTTGCAAGATGATCCACAGGAGAATGATCCCAGCAGTGTAACACCAAGTTTAAGT aAACCGAAGCTAGCAACAATTGAAGAGGGAGGTACTAGTGGTACAGCAAACGTCAACGAAAGCAATTTCAGTATCAGTGCACAGGCTAAAGGCAACATAGCTTTGAATGATGTCGTTGCGATCTCGGAGCTTGAAAGGCTGATGGAAGGAAAAACGTTTTCACG GGCGGAAACTGATCGTCTTATAGAGATATTAAATTCAAGGGCTACTGATCTATCTGATGTCGTGAGAGACGAGCGAGTGGAGATCCCTCTGAGAGAGGGAGTCAAGaaaaatatgagttttcttGATAAGAGAAAAGAACCAATTGGTGCCAAGGATGCTAGCAGTGAGCTTTGGGCTACGCCAACACCACTTGCCAAGTCAATA ACTCTTGACGGAGTCAAACAGGTGCGGGATGAAGCTGGTCTATCACCAGCAGAACTTGCTAAGGCATATATGGGAGGCCAGTCACCATCAAGTAGTTCCAAAGGTTTTGTAGCAAGAAATGAAAAGAATAGTCTAGACGGGGGTATGTTTGTAGCAAATTATTCTGGTGCATCACCATCGAGCAAGCCTTCCGCATGTTGGCCTGGTGTCAAGTTAAATGAGCAACTTGGTTTTGCGACTCCTCAAAACCAACGAGAAAATTTTGGGATTCAAAGTTTTCCAAGGACCCCATATCCTAGATCCATCCTCTCAAGTTCTAAGTCAAAG CTGATGCAATTGCAAGACAACAGTAGCAAGCGCCTGAGCACCCTCCAGTCTCCCTCCCAAAGTGCGCAGACAAGATATGGCCAG CTCAAACTTAGCAAGGGAAGTGATAGTGGAGTTTTTGGACCCAGTAGAAGAGCTCGCCAGAGCGCCACCATGTCTCCTTATTCACGACCTTCCAGGGGACGTTTTGAAAATTCTGCTAACATGAAGAGCTATGAAGCAGGGGAATCAAGTATATCTATGCCGCAGACAACAACCTATGGGAAGCATATAGGATTAGAAGTTGGTACACCGACTGTGCCTAGACATTCTAGTCAGATCGCTAGGACGATACTGGATCACCTTGAACGGACGCAACCCACCCCGAAAGATAAATCTGCTGAGTTAAAGCTTGCCACTTCTTGGAGATATCCACAATCTTCAAAAACTGTTGAACCAAGCAACTCCAACATCAACAATGTGACAAAAGATGGCTCAGTCAAGTTGAATGAAGATATCCGGAACGTTATCTCTAACATTCCGCCATCTTCTGTGGCTAAACTACCTGAAGTTACCACCCGTGACGCTCAAAATGCAATAACCAAGACCGCTTCGGCATCAAATGGAATATTCAGTGGAAGTAGCAGTGGTACCACACTCCAATATGAGTTAGGGAAGCCTAAGGGCTCTCTCTCCGGAAGCACACATGAAAAG CTGTTGACTTCTTCTCAGGACAGTACAATAGCTGTTTCCAGTTCATTAGGAGGCGAGCCGGCGAATCTGCCGAAACCGCCATCTCATTCACTgggaaataataataataataataataaacggCTACTCTCATCGATCTCAGTAGCCAAGCCTAACCAAAGATGGGCATTTCCTTCGGGCTCAAACGCTAGCTTCACATTCCCAGTCTCTTCATCCGATGGAGCAACATCATCAGAGCCCCCAACTCCATCCATCATGCCATTCACAACAAGCACAGCAGCAAGTGGTGATGGTGTTGCCATTACAAGTCATCATGATGAAGCAACAAAAGATGATGAAGTTCCTCAGTTTAGTTTCGGTGGTAACAGAAGAGGAGATAAGTCGCCTCTGGTGTTCAATTTTCCATCAGTGAGCGAAGAAGTGATGAATGAGGATGATGAGAAGTTAGGTATCAAATATACATTTGGGTCTAAAAAGCCGGAGAGAATATCATTCAGCTCTGCAGGAAGCGATGGTGTTTGCTGTTAA
- the LOC111210343 gene encoding blue copper protein-like, protein MAGFFKTVTFMVLVFAAVVSAEDYEVGDDAKWARPSDLEFYNTWASKKTFLVGDVLDFEFDAERHDVAIVTADEYENCEKETPLSLIKTSPAKIMLNDTGPIYFICTSADHCRFGQKLTVNVVDDASGAGGHSGGGGATPPAPGGATTPTPGGATTPTSGGATTPASGGATTPAPSGATAPGSEGASPTTPGAGTTAPTGSGETAAPLPAESTASSLGGASFMVALVSAAVALF, encoded by the exons ATGGCTGGATTTTTCAAAACGGTGACATTTATGGTTTTGGTTTTCGCTGCGGTTGTTTCCGCGGAGGACTACGAGGTTGGTGATGATGCCAAATGGGCGAGACCTTCCGATCTCGAGTTCTATAATACATGGGCTTCCAAGAAAACTTTCCTAGTAGGCGACGTGCTCG ATTTTGAATTCGATGCTGAGAGACATGATGTGGCTATCGTAACGGCAGATGAATATGAAAACTGCGAGAAAGAGACACCCCTCAGCCTCATCAAGACTTCTCCTGCCAAGATTATGCTAAACGACACCGGGCCAATATACTTCATCTGCACCTCCGCTGACCATTGCCGCTTTGGTCAAAAACTTACCGTCAACGTAGTTGATGATGCTAGTGGTGCTGGTGGACATAGCGGTGGCGGCGGTGCTACCCCTCCAGCACCTGGCGGTGCTACCACTCCCACACCTGGAGGTGCTACCACTCCAACATCTGGAGGTGCTACCACTCCAGCATCCGGCGGTGCTACTACTCCAGCACCTAGCGGTGCAACTGCCCCAGGTTCTGAAGGAGCCTCTCCCACCACCCCAGGAGCCGGGACTACTGCACCTACCGGCTCCGGTGAAACAGCTGCACCACTTCCGGCTGAAAGTACCGCTTCTTCATTAGGTGGTGCTTCTTTTATGGTCGCCTTGGTTTCTGCTGCTGTTGCTCTCTTTTGA